In Elephas maximus indicus isolate mEleMax1 chromosome 7, mEleMax1 primary haplotype, whole genome shotgun sequence, the following proteins share a genomic window:
- the TNNI2 gene encoding troponin I, fast skeletal muscle, whose translation MLQIAATELEKEEGRREAEKQAYLNEHCPPLYLPGSMAEVQELCKQLHAKVDAAEEEKYDMEMKVQKSTKELEDMNQKLFDLRGKFKRPPLRRVRMSADAMLKALLGSKHKVCMDLRANLKQVKKEDTEKERDLRDVGDWRKNIEEKSGMEGRKKMFESES comes from the exons ATGCTTCAGATTGCggccacagagctggagaaggaagAGGGTCGTCGCGAGGCGGAGAAGCAGGCCTACCTGAACGAGCACTGTCCACCCCTGTACCTCCCCGGCTCCATGGCCGAAGTGCAG GAGCTCTGCAAGCAGCTGCATGCCAAGGTGGACGCGGCCGAGGAGGAGAAGTATGACATGGAGATGAAGGTGCAGAAGAGCACCAAGGAG CTGGAAGACATGAACCAGAAGCTGTTTGACCTGAGGGGCAAGTTCAAGCGGCCCCCACTGCGGCGGGTGCGCATGTCGGCTGACGCCATGCTCAAGGCCCTGCTGGGCTCCAAGCACAAGGTGTGCATGGACCTGAGGGCCAACCTGAAGCAGGTCAAGAAGGAGGACACCGAGAAG GAGCGGGACCTGCGCGACGTGGGTGACTGGCGGAAAAACATCGAGGAGAAGTCAGGCATGGAAGGCCGGAAGAAGATGTTTGAGTCTGAGTCCTAG
- the SYT8 gene encoding synaptotagmin-8 isoform X1 → MSRPSNIGLWPRAPSAVGEPDQPLSAQGPRGRCGGQAGRGKWRASDQQGQGMALPPDPSNAPIAPGTTALPRLIPHLVTRKSWPLWALITTAVAAGILIVACLLCAIWCSRRHRRRRHSKKPRHKEAVGLGSTRSTTTAHLVQPDVDNLECGPGGPQHWGSLLLSLEYDFGSEEIKVGLKQAADLRAPAPGGTADPYARISVSTQAGHAHETKVHRGTLSPLFQEICCFQVPKSELPVATLRVQVLDFRRFSQHAPLGELHLPLSTVDLQHVLELWHQLGPPGTAQPEQTVGELCFSLRYLPSSGRLTVVVLEARGLKPGLAESYVKIQLVLHQRKWKRRRSSRRKGTATPYFNEAFTFHVPFSQIQPECGPGAGSLDPRPAGSRWASGEGATWCPGLRPAPAALGGHAGSCPAACHPVAPPAARQRGGPGPGPAAPPAPALTSLLRASPRLGFSRLSRGHVSRQPKRTPGNKCLLQPLHVLPGSRVRAPPPHHSPSPGRPGSYRRHRPPPGRLCAPGQLGRDGEEVDRSSGPASGKGGELAPWGHVWG, encoded by the exons ATGAGCAG GCCAAGCAACATCGGGCTCTGGCCACGGGCTCCGAGTGCTGTCGGCGAGCCGGACCAGCCCCTGAGTGCCCAGGGCCCAAGAGGAAGGTGTGGAGGCCAGGCTGGCAGAGGAAAGTGGCGGGCATCAG ACCAGCAGGGCCAGGGAATGGCGCTCCCCCCAGACCCCAGCAATGCCCCAATTGCACCTGGCACCACAGCTCTGCCCAGGCTCATTCCACACCTCGTCACCAGGAAGTCCT GGCCACTCTGGGCACTTATCACCACTGCTGTGGCTGCTGGTATCCTGATTGTTGCCTGCCTCCTCTGTGCCATATGGTGTtcccgccgccaccgccgccgccgtCACAGCAAGAAGCCCAGACACAAGGAGGCCGTAGGCCTGGGCAGCACCCGTAGCACCACCACCGCCCACCTG GTGCAGCCAGATGTGGATAACCTGGAGTGTGGCCCGGGGGGTCCTCAGCACTGGGGGAGTCTGCTGCTGTCTCTGGAGTATGACtttgggagtgaggag ATCAAGGTGGGCCTGAAACAGGCAGCTGACCTGAGGGCCCCAGCGCCTGGCGGCACAGCTGACCCCTATGCCCGCATCAGCGTCTCCACTCAGGCTGGGCACGCACATGAGACCAAGGTGCACCGGGGCACGCTCAGCCCCCTGTTCCAGGAGATCTGCTGCTTCCAG GTCCCGAAATCTGAGCTGCCCGTGGCAACCCTGCGTGTGCAGGTCCTGGACTTCAGGCGCTTCTCCCAGCACGCACCGCTCGGCGAGCTGCACCTGCCATTGAGCACCGTGGACCTGCAGCATGTGCTGGAGCTCTGGCACCAGCTGGGCCCACCAGGCACGGCCCAG CCCGAGCAGACTGTCGGGGAGCTATGCTTCTCTCTTCGGTACCTGCCCAGCTCCGGCCGGCTGACTGTGGTGGTGCTGGAGGCCCGAGGCCTGAAGCCGGGGCTGGCAG AGTCCTATGTGAAGATTCAGCTCGTGCTGCACCAGAGGAAGTGGAAGAGGAGACGGTCTTCCAGGCGGAAGGGCACGGCCACCCCCTACTTCAACGAGGCCTTCACCTTCCACGTGCCCTTCAGCCAGATCCAG CCAGAGTGTGGACCTGGTGCTGGCAGTCTGGACCCGAGGCCCGCAGGTTCGCGCTGGGCCAGTGGGGAAGGTGCTACTTGGTGCCCGGGCCTCCGGCCAGCCCCTGCAGCACTGGGCGGACATGCTGGCTCATGCCCGGCGGCCtgtcacccagtggcaccacctGCAGCCCGCCAGAGAGGTGGACCAGGCCCTGGCCCTGCAGCCCCGCCTGCGCCTGCCCTTACCTCACTCCTAAGAGCATCCCCACGCCTCGGTTTCTCCAGGCTGAGCCGTGGCCACGTGTCCAGGCAGCCTAAGAGGACCCCCGGGAATAaatgtcttctccagccactacATGTCCTTCCTGGGTCCCGAGTCAGGGCTCCCCCTCCTCACCACAGCCCCTCCCCAGGCAGGCCTGGGTCTTACAGGAGGCACAGACCTCCTCCAGGCAGGCTGTGTGCTCCAGGGCAATTGGGGAGAGATGGGGAGGAGGTGGACAGGTCGTCAGGGCCAGCTTCAGGAAAAGGTGGGGAACTGGCCCCCTGGGGACATGTGTGGGGATGA
- the SYT8 gene encoding synaptotagmin-8 isoform X2, whose translation MSRPSNIGLWPRAPSAVGEPDQPLSAQGPRGRCGGQAGRGKWRASDQQGQGMALPPDPSNAPIAPGTTALPRLIPHLVTRKSWPLWALITTAVAAGILIVACLLCAIWCSRRHRRRRHSKKPRHKEAVGLGSTRSTTTAHLVQPDVDNLECGPGGPQHWGSLLLSLEYDFGSEEIKVGLKQAADLRAPAPGGTADPYARISVSTQAGHAHETKVHRGTLSPLFQEICCFQVPKSELPVATLRVQVLDFRRFSQHAPLGELHLPLSTVDLQHVLELWHQLGPPGTAQPEQTVGELCFSLRYLPSSGRLTVVVLEARGLKPGLAESYVKIQLVLHQRKWKRRRSSRRKGTATPYFNEAFTFHVPFSQIQSVDLVLAVWTRGPQVRAGPVGKVLLGARASGQPLQHWADMLAHARRPVTQWHHLQPAREVDQALALQPRLRLPLPHS comes from the exons ATGAGCAG GCCAAGCAACATCGGGCTCTGGCCACGGGCTCCGAGTGCTGTCGGCGAGCCGGACCAGCCCCTGAGTGCCCAGGGCCCAAGAGGAAGGTGTGGAGGCCAGGCTGGCAGAGGAAAGTGGCGGGCATCAG ACCAGCAGGGCCAGGGAATGGCGCTCCCCCCAGACCCCAGCAATGCCCCAATTGCACCTGGCACCACAGCTCTGCCCAGGCTCATTCCACACCTCGTCACCAGGAAGTCCT GGCCACTCTGGGCACTTATCACCACTGCTGTGGCTGCTGGTATCCTGATTGTTGCCTGCCTCCTCTGTGCCATATGGTGTtcccgccgccaccgccgccgccgtCACAGCAAGAAGCCCAGACACAAGGAGGCCGTAGGCCTGGGCAGCACCCGTAGCACCACCACCGCCCACCTG GTGCAGCCAGATGTGGATAACCTGGAGTGTGGCCCGGGGGGTCCTCAGCACTGGGGGAGTCTGCTGCTGTCTCTGGAGTATGACtttgggagtgaggag ATCAAGGTGGGCCTGAAACAGGCAGCTGACCTGAGGGCCCCAGCGCCTGGCGGCACAGCTGACCCCTATGCCCGCATCAGCGTCTCCACTCAGGCTGGGCACGCACATGAGACCAAGGTGCACCGGGGCACGCTCAGCCCCCTGTTCCAGGAGATCTGCTGCTTCCAG GTCCCGAAATCTGAGCTGCCCGTGGCAACCCTGCGTGTGCAGGTCCTGGACTTCAGGCGCTTCTCCCAGCACGCACCGCTCGGCGAGCTGCACCTGCCATTGAGCACCGTGGACCTGCAGCATGTGCTGGAGCTCTGGCACCAGCTGGGCCCACCAGGCACGGCCCAG CCCGAGCAGACTGTCGGGGAGCTATGCTTCTCTCTTCGGTACCTGCCCAGCTCCGGCCGGCTGACTGTGGTGGTGCTGGAGGCCCGAGGCCTGAAGCCGGGGCTGGCAG AGTCCTATGTGAAGATTCAGCTCGTGCTGCACCAGAGGAAGTGGAAGAGGAGACGGTCTTCCAGGCGGAAGGGCACGGCCACCCCCTACTTCAACGAGGCCTTCACCTTCCACGTGCCCTTCAGCCAGATCCAG AGTGTGGACCTGGTGCTGGCAGTCTGGACCCGAGGCCCGCAGGTTCGCGCTGGGCCAGTGGGGAAGGTGCTACTTGGTGCCCGGGCCTCCGGCCAGCCCCTGCAGCACTGGGCGGACATGCTGGCTCATGCCCGGCGGCCtgtcacccagtggcaccacctGCAGCCCGCCAGAGAGGTGGACCAGGCCCTGGCCCTGCAGCCCCGCCTGCGCCTGCCCTTACCTCACTCCTAA